In the genome of Paenibacillus pabuli, the window CGCGATTAATTTTAACGAGATGGAACGCCTCTTTACCAATTTGAAGGAGGGGAAAGAATGACAGAGTATCAATTGCGTCCGATCGAGCAGCAGGATATTCCTTTTCTGTGGGAGATGTTGTATGCATCCCTATTTAAGCGGGAGGGCGAAGAACCTTTTGAACCTGAGATCATACATAGCTCCGGCATGTCCAAGTACGTTGAAGGTTGGGGGAGAGACGGGGATTTCGGATTTATAGCCGTGGATTCTCAGGGCAATCGTATCGGCTCGGTGACGTTGCGGTTTTTTAATGATCAGAATGCGGGATATGGTTATGTTAATGCGGCTACACCCGAGATGGGAATGGCCGTGATTGAGACGGCGCGTGGCAAAGGAATAGGCAGCCGTCTCATTCAGGCGGCGTTAGATGAGGCTCGGAAGCGGGGGATTGACGCCGTTTCGCTTAGTGTTGACCCGGCTAATGAAGCCATTCGGCTTTATCGGCG includes:
- a CDS encoding GNAT family N-acetyltransferase, which gives rise to MTEYQLRPIEQQDIPFLWEMLYASLFKREGEEPFEPEIIHSSGMSKYVEGWGRDGDFGFIAVDSQGNRIGSVTLRFFNDQNAGYGYVNAATPEMGMAVIETARGKGIGSRLIQAALDEARKRGIDAVSLSVDPANEAIRLYRRFGFVEKGMCGTSVTMVCALNP